A single region of the Dunckerocampus dactyliophorus isolate RoL2022-P2 chromosome 3, RoL_Ddac_1.1, whole genome shotgun sequence genome encodes:
- the baz2ba gene encoding bromodomain adjacent to zinc finger domain protein 2B isoform X4: MESGERLASPAPTLSAARTSSPVASSSSSSSSSSPAPHSKSSLAPSPSALGSTLSTSGRLFGAAGEQPFIGSTLSSAFPLVNHPAFGALYTAGVGRPEFGGLGSLGMSAALAAHPQLGALSEWWRAAEAHGRGAAAFLPSFIGFPPFFTPHIQPNHSASPVQIRMPGKNNQASPKGVNGAVNGSGICPPTTQQGSFLASNTPAQTSTSLTKKAELSSSPCKNSPPKIVEKPTPKTERRQRKKTAEASGVSNSETGTSSDSSSDGSLSSDLEDLAEDDEEDDEDEDEEDDKKSEFSDSEKRIKKKSKVLVPNTGKTDRPLSGVPIVEHQDSKNNHIQTVPSNPPTLIPMARSVSPPVLSPTSPLALHSSRLRPDGQPQQQHFSVIQSTGLALAANSKPLALLTQPHRESSPSSSPIALTTSPKALSNSSSPKPPRLFPSSSPQHLPLSLSSSPKPVSVPSPPRSAFPLSTSPKHFALTSSVTSPQKSSLKPPQYAAAGTAKANRRKLLEDSLAQINEFRLKQTLMSQGQTFPSELRKQGPNKSPKGKSLSSSPLPPAPPPPPQNNHSNLFLSSALLGLPEPNHPNGVIQSTTQDAPLALITKPRKDSASQGKSPQCNSDGGSMPVNLSTGASRTQTSAQAGLPSQPPTTSPHAASYGSRKSKTPKCKAQTPGLAQGQGQTGHLASWKGFSQNHLVQSLVDLFRGGESGIGIPGVSIPGVGIPGVGIPGTCNPAAGLPANKESDDSGDDDDDDEDDLEEEDEDEEDSDDSLSESDSNSDSDISGKKVKESKQLSSVSSKKEMTPRRLTKSPELLNTSTDHTATSCSPLNLQVIKTPTIVTSSSALAYHSSPGSSSYTLASPLGLGKRKRVMDEKDLMTPLELGWRRETRIKNVAGRPQGEVAYYAPCGKKLRQYPDVMKYLSRYGISGITRDNFSFSAKIRVGDFYEARDGPQGLQWSLLNEEEVIPRILAMEGRRGRPPNSERQLAGEGAKVNRRRKGRPPNVGDPLPLVPEGPSPSEVKLLRKLEAQEIARQAAQMKLMRKLEKQALARAAKEARKQQAIMAAEERRKQKEQIKILKQQEKIKRIQQIRMEKELRAQQILEAKRKKKEEAANAKILEAEKRIKEKELRRQQAEILKHQELERHRLDMERERLRQEKRDEKRLNKERKLEQRRLELEIARELKKPNEDMCLSDHKALPEFSRIPGLILPGRAVSDCLMLMQFLRGFGKVLGLDLNMDVPTLGMLQEGLLNVGDSMGQVQDLLVKLLCLAVCDPGLPPGQKTKTMLGDHLTNVGINRDNVSEVLQMYMGAHCANTDLAPLALSLKTKAFQAHTPAQKASILGFLANELACSKAVISEIDKNLDQMANMRKDKIIMEGKLKKLRTIYAKRTGKREASVGVEENQSIGTPSSAAKPKRKLGGDSDDDDEDDEDSDDPADDDEDEDEEDIKKVKKMETYDEDEVDHATSVEELEKQIEKLAKQHHQTRRKLFEISHSLRSMMYGQDRYRRRYWVLPHCGGVFIEAMESGEAPEELEEERQRRRRAAAEVMVKEEPLEFDLQKEKSTLLSGCSQGLAQQKDDKKDSPTQFYQQQGYVSNLCSDNLRETVKAEDQGSPHAGQNCNLMGTPLATTIVMSSSPSHNTSEPAVAKTAVIINNDTSNIPGPTSTSLSVRCLPALHESPENTPSASSPAPSPQLTLQANDQLLRVLTERSGHWFSLLPRAPCDLSSLTTTPPGALHATPQASSTPNKPKSPPPSPALPLTPSAASASASPHHPAGLLTYPLSALQVKSGGSLLGVSLGSWPSGMVCPSLPLCSSPSPMPGHSLEGNTAASVSSKSDSPLPRIEKSSSMPSPAVEIPKSLDHPMPRPIPEDMLTGWWRVSDIEELRALVGALHSRGIREKVLQRQMQKYMEIIPQVCTKHKDVAMIELRELEESQVSVESVRGWCVEEQAMEMDIAILQQVEELERKVTAASLQVKGWTHPDPQSEREDLVYYEHKPPTKSGSASAHVGDRDCKDHPEERGEKGGVMRHLDNPLDIAVTRLANLERNIERRYLRSPLGTTIQIRLDNVGTVTVPAPAPSTSADREGGEEEVAHGMKVWRKGLSEVRSAAQLAMCIQQLQRSIAWERSIMKVYCQMCRKGDNEDLLLLCDGCDKGCHTYCHKPKITSIPEGDWYCPACISKASGPTPKSKKPPNKPVASSGGTGKKSADAKKNGKQAGNGEVSEDDSASASSTPKKSSKDNSRKRKTEECSPVVPTSNQESPVCVKRAKTARDNNRDLGLCRVLLAELERHQDAWPFLTPVNLKSVPGYKKVIKKPMDFSTIREKLVSSQYQNLETFIIDVNLVFDNCEKFNEDNSDIGRAGHNMRKFFEKRWTELLKQTN, from the exons ATGGAGTCTGGAGAACGGCTGGCCTCCCCTGCGCCCACCCTGTCTGCTGCTCGCACCTCCTCCCCTGTggcctcttcctcctcatcctcctcttcgtcATCTCCTGCTCCCCACTCAAAGAGCAGCCTGGCCCCGAGCCCCTCGGCACTCGGATCCACTCTTAGCACCTCTG GCCGTCTGTTTGGAGCAGCAGGAGAGCAGCCCTTTATTGGCTCCACATTGTCAAGTGCCTTTCCTCTGGTGAACCACCCAGCCTTTGGAGCCCTCTACACTGCTGGAGTGGGCAGGCCGGAGTTTGGCGGCCTTGGCTCTCTTGGCATGTCAGCTGCTCTGGCTGCCCACCCCCAGCTAGGAGCCCTCTCTG AGTGGTGGCGAGCTGCTGAAGCTCATGGACGAGGAGCTGCAGCCTTTCTTCCTTCCTTTATAGGTTTCCCGCCATTTTTCACCCCCCACATTCAGCCAAACCATAGCGCTAGTCCTGTTCAGATAAGAATGCCTGGCAAGAACAACCAAGCATCACCTAAAG GTGTGAATGGGGCAGTAAATGGCAGTGGAATATGTCCTCCCACAACACAGCAGGGGAGCTTTTTGGCAAGTAATACCCCTGCACAGACATCAACCAGTCTAACCAAAAAAGCAGAGCTTTCCAGTAGTCCCTGTAAGAATAGCCCACCtaagattgtggaaaaacccACCCCAAAAACCGAGAGG AGACAACGCAAGAAGACAGCAGAGGCTTCTGGTGTGAGTAATAGTGAAACAGGCACATCTTCGGACAGCTCAAGCGATGGCTCCCTTAGCAGTGATCTGGAGGACCTTGCAGAGGAtgatgaagaagatgatgaagatgaggatgaggaagacGACAAAAAGAGTGAATTTTCAGACTCTGAGAAAcgaataaaaaagaaatcaaag GTTCTGGTACCAAACACTGGAAAGACTGACAGACCACTCTCTGGGGTCCCTATAGTAGAGCACCAGGACAGCAAAAATAATCACATACAGACAGTCCCCTCCAATCCCCCAACCCTCATTCCCATGGCCCGCTCGGTGtctccccctgtcctgtccccGACCTCACCTCTGGCTTTGCACAGCTCCAGGTTAAGACCAGACGGGCAGCCACAGCAACAACACTTCAGTGTGATCCAGTCCACTGGCCTAGCGCTAGCTGCTAACTCAAAGCCTCTGGCTCTCCTCACTCAGCCCCACAGGGAGTCTTCACCGTCTTCCTCTCCCATTGCCCTCACCACCTCTCCAAAGGCGCTCTCCAACTCTTCCTCTCCCAAACCTCCCAGACTGTTTCCTTCCTCCTCCCCTCAGCACCTGCCCctctccctctcctcctcccccaAGCCTGTTTCGGTGCCCTCCCCCCCACGCTCAGCCTTCCCGCTGTCTACCTCCCCAAAACATTTCGCATTGACCTCATCTGTAACAAGCCCCCAGAAGTCCTCACTGAAGCCACCTCAGTACGCTGCTGCTGGCACTGCCAAAGCCAACAGGAGGAAACTGCTGGAGGACTCGCTTGCGCAGATCAATGAGTTCAGGCTGAAACAG ACTCTCATGTCCCAAGGGCAGACGTTCCCATCTGAGCTTAGGAAGCAGGGGCCAAACAAGTCTCCCAAAGGGAAGTCTCTGTCTTCTTCACCATTGCCACCCGCTCCACCTCCTCCACCCCAGAACAATCACTCCAACCTCTTCCTCTCGAGTGCCCTGCTGGGGCTTCCTGAACCTAATCACCCCAATGGAGTCATCCAAAGCACCACTCAGGACGCACCTTTGGCCCTCATCACCAAACCTCGCAAAGACTCTGCCTCTCAAGGCAAATCCCCTCAGTGCAACTCTGATGGTGGATCAATGCCTGTCAATCTTAGCACAGGGGCAAGTAGGACCCAAACAAGCGCCCAGGCTGGACTTCCGTCACAGCCGCCTACTACCTCACCTCATGCCGCCAGTTATGGATCTAGAAAGAGCAAGACCCCAAAGTGTAAGGCACAGACTCCAGGACTGGCACAAGGACAGGGGCAAACAGGGCATTTAGCAAGCTGGAAAGGCTTCTCCCAAAACCATCTGGTACAGTCTTTAGTAGATTTGTTTCGTGGAGGAGAGTCTGGGATCGGGATCCCAGGAGTTAGCATCCCTGGTGTTGGGATTCCTGGGGTCGGGATACCTGGGACTTGTAACCCTGCAGCTGGTCTCCCTGCTAACAAGGAATCTGATGACTcaggagatgatgatgatgatgatgaggatgaccttgaagaggaggatgaggatgaggaggattcTGATGATAGCTTGTCAG AATCAGACAGCAACTCAGACAGTGACATCTCTGGAAAGAAAGTGAAGGAGTCCAAGCAGCTGTCATCTGTGTCATCAAAAAAGGAGATGACTCCCCGTAGGCTAACCAAAAGCCCAGAACTACTGAACACCTCAACCGATCACACAGCCACCAGCTGCTCCCCTCTCAATCTTCAGGTCATCAAGACGCCCACTATTGTCACCAGCTCCAGTGCCTTGGCCTATCACAGCTCTCCTGGCTCCTCCTCGTACACCCTAGCCTCTCCCTTAG GTTTAGGAAAGAGGAAGCGGGTGATGGATGAGAAGGATTTGATGACACCTCTGGAGTTGGG GTGGCGGAGAGAGACTAGAATCAAAAACGTGGCAGGTCGACCTCAAGGGGAGGTAGCCTACTACGCCCCTTGTGGGAAGAAACTGAGACAGTACCCAGATGTGATGAAG TATCTATCCAGATATGGAATAAGTGGCATCACGCGTGATAATTTTAGCTTCAGTGCAAAGATCAGGGTTGGTGACTTCTATGAAGCCAGAGATGGACCCCAG GGTTTGCAGTGGAGCCTATTGAATGAAGAGGAAGTAATTCCTCGTATTTTGGCAATGGAAGGTCGGAGGGGTCGTCCCCCCAACTCAGAGCGTCAGTTAGCGGGCGAAGGTGCCAAAGTTAACCGACGGAGGAAAGGACGACCCCCTAATGTCGGTGATCCATTGCCATTGGTGCCAGAAGGTCCCAGTCCCAGTGAGGTCAAACTCCTGCGGAAACTAGAGGCTCAAG AAATAGCCCGACAGGCAGCCCAGATGAAACTCATgagaaaactagaaaagcagGCATTGGCACGTGCTGCCAAAGAAGCTCGGAAACAGCAAG CTATCATGGCAGCAGAAGAGAGAAGAAAGCAAAAAGAGCAGATCAAGATTCTCAAGCAGCAG gaaaAAATCAAGCGTATTCAGCAGATTCGGATGGAGAAAGAACTCAGGGCACAGCAAATTTTGGAG GCAAAGCGGAAAAAGAAGGAAGAAGCCGCCAATGCCAAAATATTGGAAGCTGAAAAGCGGATAAAG GAGAAAGAGTTGAGGAGACAGCAAGCGGAGATCTTGAAGCACCAG GAGTTGGAGAGGCATAGACTAGATATG GAACGTGAGCGCTTGCGGCAGGAAAAAAGGGATGAGAAACGGTTGAACAAAGAGCGTAAACTTGAGCAACGGAGGCTGGAGTTGGAGATAGCAAGGGAGCTGAAAAAGCCAAATGAAGACATGTGTCTGTCTGATCATAAG GCTCTCCCTGAGTTCTCCCGAATTCCTGGGCTCATTCTTCCTGGACGCGCAGTGTCTGACTGCTTGATGCTTATGCAGTTCCTGCGAGGCTTTGGGAAGGTTTTGGGGCTGGACTTGAATATGGATGTCCCAACACTGGGTATGCTACAGGAGGGATTGCTCAATGTCGGCGACAGCATGGGCCAGGTCCAAGATCTTCTTGTCAAACTACTTTGTCTGGCAGTCTGTGACCCCGGTTTGCCCCCTGGACAGAAG ACAAAGACCATGCTGGGGGACCACTTGACCAATGTTGGCATCAACAGGGATAATGTGTCTGAGGTGCTACAGATGTACATGGGGGCCCATTGTGCCAATACTGATCTGGCCCCTCTGGCCCTCAGTCTGAAGACCAAGGCCTTCCAGGCACACACTCCTGCCCAGAAGGCCTCCATCCTGGGATTCCTAGCTAACGAACTGGCTTGCAGCAAAGCCGTTATCAG TGAAATTGATAAGAACCTGGATCAGATGGCAAACATGAGAAAAGATAAGATTATTATGGAGGGTAAACTTAAGAA GTTGAGGACTATTTATGCCAAACGCACTGGAAAGAGGGAGGCCAGTGTGGGTGTAGAAGAGAACCAGTCTATTGGTACTCCGTCATCTGCTGCGAAACCCAAGAGGAAACTTGGTGGCGACAGCGATGATGACGATGAAGACGACGAGGACAGTGACGATCCGGccgatgatgatgaggatgaggatgaggaagatATTAAGAAGGTTAAAAAAATGGAGACATATGATGAG GATGAAGTTGACCATGCCACCAGTGTGGAGGAGCTGGAAAAGCAGATAGAGAAGTTAGCTAAG CAACATCATCAGACTAGAAGAAAGCTGTTTGAAATATCACATTCCCTGCGCTCCATGATGTACGGCCAAGATCGTTACCGACGTAGATACTGGGTACTTCCCCACTGTGGAGGGGTCTTTATTGAAGCCATGGAGAGTGGAGAAG CTCCAGAGGAACTGGAGGAGGAGCGACAGAGAAGGAGGAGAGCGGCAGCAGAAGTCATGGTCAAAGAAGAACCTTTGGAGTTTGACCTCCAGAAAGAGAAATCCACCTTACTCTCTGGCTGCTCACAAGGCTTGGCGCAACAGAAGGATGACAAGAAGGACTCTCCAACTCAGTTCTACCAACAACAAGGCTATGTTTCTAACCTTTGTTCAGATAATCTCAGAGAAACGGTGAAGGCAGAGGACCAGGGGAGCCCTCATGCTGGACAAAATTGCAACCTCATGGGTACTCCTCTTGCCACAACTATCGTAATGTCATCCTCCCCCTCTCACAATACCTCTGAACCAGCAGTAGCAAAAACTGCTGTGATTATCAATAATGACACTTCTAATATCCCTGGTCCAACTTCAACGTCTTTATCTGTCCGGTGCCTGCCCGCCCTGCATGAAAGCCCAGAGAACACTCCTTCGGCCTCATCCCCCGCTCCTTCTCCACAGCTCACTCTCCAGGCCAATGACCAGCTGCTTCGAGTCCTGACAGAGAGGAGCGGACACTGGTTCAGTCTGCTTCCTCGTGCCCCCTGTGACCTCTCTTCCCTCACTACAACCCCCCCTGGAGCACTGCATGCCACTCCCCAGGCGTCCTCCACACCCAACAAACCCAAATCTCCTCCTCCATCACCTGCCCTTCCTCTCACCCCTTCTGCAGCATCAGCCTCTGCCAGCCCACACCACCCAGCTGGCCTCCTCACGTACCCGCTCTCAGCTCTGCAG GTAAAGTCAGGTGGTTCATTGCTAGGAGTGTCTTTGGGCAGCTGGCCCAGTGGCATGGTATGTCCCAGCCTGCCGCTGTGCAGCAGCCCCAGTCCCATGCCAGGTCACTCTTTGGAGGGCAATACTGCAGCAAGTGTGTCCAGTAAGAGTGACTCGCCTCTACCTCGCATTGAGAAAAGTTCATCCATGCCATCTCCTGCCGTGGAGATTCCAAAATCTCTGGACCACCCCATGCCTCGCCCCATCCCAGAGG ACATGCTGACAGGTTGGTGGCGTGTGTCTGACATAGAAGAGCTGCGGGCCTTGGTCGGTGCACTCCACAGTCGAGGCATCAGGGAGAAAGTCCTCCAGAGGCAGATGCAGAAATACATGGAGATCATTCCCCAGGTCTGCACTAAACACAAGGATG TGGCCATGATTGAACTGCGAGAGCTGGAGGAGAGCCAGGTCAGTGTGGAGTCTGTGCGAGGCTGGTGTGTGGAGGAGCAGGCCATGGAGATGGACATCGCAATTTTGCAGCAGGTTGAGGAACTAGAGAGGAAGGTGACTGCTGCCAGCTTACAAGTTAAG GGCTGGACACATCCTGATCCTCAGTCTGAGAGGGAAGACCTGGTGTATTACGAGCACAAGCCCCCCACAAAATCAGGGTCAGCATCTGCTCACGTGGGAGACAGGGACTGCAAGGATCACCCAGAGGAGCGGGGGGAGAAGGGCGGGGTGATGCGTCACCTGGACAACCCATTGGACATAGCAGTGACACGTCTGGCTAATCTGGAGCGCAACATCGAGAGAAGGTACCTGAGGAGCCCCTTAGGTACCACCATTCAGATCAGGCTGGATAATGTGGGTACGGTCACTGTCCCTGCCCCCGCACCATCCACTAGTGCTGACAGGGAAGG TGGTGAAGAGGAGGTCGCCCATGGTATGAAGGTGTGGAGGAAGGGCCTGAGTGAAGTACGCAGTGCCGCCCAGCTCGCTATGTGTATCCAGCAGCTACAGAGGTCCATCGCTTGGGAACGCTCCATCATGAAAGTG TACTGTCAGATGTGCAGGAAAGGGGACAATGAGGACCTCCTGCTACTATGTGACGGCTGTGACAAAGGCTGCCACACTTACTGTCACAAACCCAAAATCACCAGCATCCCAGAGGGAGACTGGTACTGCCCAGCTTGCATATCCAAG gcaAGTGGTCCAACTCCCAAAAGCAAAAAGCCTCCAAACAAACCAGTAGCATCCAGCGGGGGAACTGGTAAGAAAAGCGCCGATGCAAAAAAGAATGGGAAGCAGGCAGGTAACGGAGAAGTGTCTGAAGACGACTCGGCCAGTGCCAGCAGTACACCCAAGAAAAGTTCAAAAGACAACAGCCGCAAGAGAAAAACAGAGGAATGCTCACCTGTTGTGCCAACGTCCAACCAAGAGAGCCCCGTGTGTGTTAAAAGGGCCAAGACTGCTCGAGACAACAACAGAGACTTAGGTTTATGCAG GGTTCTCCTTGCTGAGTTGGAGCGACATCAGGATGCCTGGCCTTTCCTCACACCTGTTAACCTAAAATCAGTCCCTGGTTACAAGAAGGTCATCAAAAAACCGATGGATTTCTCCACCATACGTGAGAAGCTTGTGAGCAGCCA GTATCAAAACCTGGAGACTTTCATCATTGATGTCAATTTAGTGTTTGACAACTGTGAAAAGTTTAACGAGGACAATTCCGACATTGGTCGAGCTGGTCATAACATGAGGAAGTTCTTTGAGAAACGCTGGACTGAGCTTCTAAAACAAACCAATTAA